In Nitrospirota bacterium, the genomic stretch TAATCTGGACCGCGGCGATAAATTCAGCATTGAGGAGAATGTAAATTCCCGCGACGTGAAAAAACATCACCAAAAGGTTTAAAACAGAATAAACGGGATTAGAAAGCGAAATCACTAAGATCCCGGAAATAATGATCACGGCGGCAAAATAGCTAAAAAAGACAAGCGTCATGCGATTCTTTCCTTTTTAATTATGCTCTCCCTAAATTCCCGCTTTCGCGGGAATGACGACTTTTTACGAGACCATCCATCTTTATCTTTATGATTTTTGATGGACAGGAGGAAAATTCTTTTTACCCAAATTAAAGATATTGAGATATTTTTTATCCGGCACAAATCTTTTTTGGCGGACAGGGAACGCTTTGTCCCCCATTTCCAGCATTTTTTCTTTATTTAAAATCAGGTCTCTTTTGTTGGTGGTCGAAAATTCGTAAAATTTCGACATTGCAAGGGCATCCACCGGGCAGGCGGCGACACAAAAAGCGCAAAAGACGCATTTGGACAGGTCAAAAATATATTCCTTGGCATATCGCTGTAAAGGGTTTCCATCGACTTCATCGCTAATCACCTTAATACAGCGGGAAGGACAGGCGGCTTCACAAAGGGAGCACCCGACGCATTTTTCCGTTCCATCATCATAACGAAGTTGAACGAGGATTCCGCGATAACCATCCGGCAACTCTCTTTTTTCATGGGGATATTGGAACGTAATCGGCCTTTTGATGATCAAGTGTTTCAGGGTCAGAACCATTCCCTGAAGAATTTCGATAAACATGATTTGATGCAAAAATTTTTTGATCATAGTCTTATCTCTTCATAATTGTGTCATTGCGAGCCCAAAGGGCGCGGCAATCTCGTTTTTCTGGATTGCTTCGTCGTTTTCTCCTCGCAATGACAAGTTGAGCAGGAAATAGTTTAATTAACCCAATAAACGACCAGGGCTGTAACGGCCACGTTGATAAACGCGATCGGGAGCATGATTTTCCAGCCCAATTTCATGAGCTGATCATAACGAAGCCTTGGAACCGTTCCCCTTAACCAGATAAAGAAAAAAAGGATGAAATAAACTTTTAAAATAAACCATATAAACGGTGAAATAAATTTAAAAGGCGAGATCACTTCGAGGAAGTGAAAGGGCGCCTGCCAACCGCCAAGAAACAGGACTGCGCCAATGCTTGAAACAATGATCATGTTGGCATATTCTGCCAGGAAATAAAAGGCGAATCTCATTCCACTATATTCGGTGAACCATCCCGCCACGAGCTCGCTTTCCGCTTCCGGCAAATCAAAGGGCAGCCGGTTTGTTTCGGCCAGCCCGGAAATAATATAAAGAACAAAAGCGACGGGCTGAAAAAGAATAAACCAGTGATCTTTCTGCGCAAGGGTAATCTCCACCATGCTCAAAGATTGGGCCATTAAAATGACACCCACGATGGAAAGACCCATGGTAAGTTCATAACTAATGACCTGAGCCGCCGACCGTAACCCTCCCAGAAGAGCGTATTTGCTGTTGGACGCCCAACCTCCCAACAAAATTCCGTAAGCGCCGACTGAACTAAAGGCAAGAATATACAAGACGCCAATATTGATATCGGTGATATAAGGATGAATTATCCCGGCGGGACCGGTTGGGGATTCATTAAAAGGGATAATCGCAAACCCGATCAGGGCGGGAACGAGCGAAATAATCGGGGCGATGCTGAAAATAAATTTGTTGGCTCCGGCGGGAACGATATCTTCCTTAAAAAAAAGCTTCAGGCCGTCTGCAATCGGCTGGAGAAGGCCATGCGGTCCCACCTCCATAGGTCCGAGACGGTCCTGCATGAAACTTAAGATTTTTCGCTCGGCATACGTCAGATAGGCCACATGACCCAGAACAACGGCAAGAACCACAACAATCTGAAGTAAAATCACCGCAAGGTGTATGAAAGTCTCAGCCATCTATCCTAAGGGGCTCACGTCGCCCCCTCCACTGGCAAAGCCAGATGGAGCCTCCCTCTCTCGCTCACGTTGTTCGCTGTTTTTAACCATCATCTTTTTTCGATCTCTACATGACCCAGTTTGAAATAAGGGACATCGGTTTCAGGGTCGACCTGGCATTGAATTAAATCCCTTAGATTCGGATCTGATAAATGCTGAGGATAAAAGGCCAGGCCGGGGGGATAGGCGGGATCAAATTTAACCCTCACTTCCATTTGACCCAATTCCGATTTTACACGAACCCTCTCTCCCGCCTGCACCCCTATCTTTTTTCCATCGGCAGGGTTCATGATCAACGACCCGTCAGGATAAAGTTTCATCAACCCATCCGCATGGCGTGAAAGCTTTCCCGAATGATAAAGAACCGGCCGGATCAACAGGGCCCACTGTTCCGGGGAAGCAGAAGCCGGCTCTTCCATCTGATAACGCTCTTTCAAGGTTAAGCCAGCCGTTTCTTCAAAATAACTCTTTTTTCTTGTTTCAATTAACTGCCTTTGTTCCGGCCCGACAGGAAGGGCGCGGTAATAATCAGGAATCGCTTTTTTAATTTCTTTCCGGATGGCATTGACATTTTCATATACCAGGGGGAATCCCGACCGCGTGGAAACGGTTGAAAAAATTTCCCAGTCTGAAAGGCTTTCTCCGGCCGGCTTAAGGGCCTTCCGGATTCTCTGGGCACGGCCTTCCATATTCGTATAGCTTCCCTCTTTTTCCACGAAACTACAGGCCGGAAAGACCACATCGGCCATCGCCATGGTTGAATTCATAAAGAGATCCTGACAGACCAAAAATTCAAGTTTTGAAAATGCTTCCCGGGCGTTTAAAGACGCCGGAAGGCTGTCGATCGGGTTTTCACCGACGATGTAAAGCATTTTTATTTCACCGCGATTGATTTTTTTAATCATTTCCGGGAGCGTGGCGCCCTTTTGAAAAACCGGGGTCCCATGCCATAGACCGGAATAACGTTTTTGAGCAGAAGGGTCATTGACCTCCATTAAGCCGGGGAGAAATTCAGGGACACCCCCCATTTCAACTACCCCTTGCTCATTATTTTCATAACAGAGCGGGTTCAACCCGGAACCCGGCTGGTCTAATTTGCCAGACACCCAGGCAAGATCAATCATGTTTTTGACATTTTGATAACCATTTTTCGCTGAGGTCACGCCCGGGCCGAAAACAATGACACCTGGCTGAGTCTGATACAACAAACTGCCTGCTTTTTTATACACGGTTTCGCGGATTCCGGTGATTTCCTCAATTTTCTTGAAAGACACGGGGTCTGTGGCCTCTTTTAACTGACGACCATAAGAATGCGCGGCGTAAGGGTTTCCCTCAACCTGTAAAATAGCTTTAATGAGTCCCAGGATGACCATTCCTTCGGAGCCAGGGCGAGCCTGAAGATGATCGGAAGCGAGTTTGGCCATATTGGTTTTAACGGGGTCGACGACGATCATTTTCGCACCGCCCTTTCTCACCGCTTTTTTTACGTAGAGAGCTGAAACAGGGTTGGTTTCACTCATATCCGTCCCGATTAACAGAATCACCCTGGCCTGGGCCAGCTCTTCATACGAATTCAGCATTCGGTTGAATCCAAACGCTTCCTTAAAAGCCATGACGGTATTCATATGGCCGTATCGGACGGTGCTGTCGATATGGGGCGTCCCGATGCCCAACCGCATCCATTTTTGGAAAAGATAGGCCTCTTCATTGGTACAGCGGGCCGAAATCAGCCCGGCGATGGCCTGACCGCCGTAGCGGGATTTTATTTCATTTATTTTCTGGACCGTCAGATCAAGGGCTTCATCCCACAAAACGCTGACTAATTTCTTTTCAACTTTAATCAAAGGCGCGGTCAGCCTCTCCTTATGATTCAGATAATGGTATCCATAAAACCCTTTGGCGCAGAGGTTCCCTTCGTTCCGCCCGACCCCCCACTCGGAAGTAACACGCATGACCACGTTGTCAAACGTTTCGAGGGTAATCTGGCAGCCGTCCGCGCAGTGCTGACAAATGCTTTCTGTTTTTTTTAGTTCCCAGGGACGGAATTGATACATTGAAAAACGGTTGGTGAGGGCACCCACGGGACAAATCTGAACGCATCCCCCGCAAAAGACACAATCAAGTTCCTGCCGGCCAAAGGTTGAAATTTCCGATTTTACCCCTCGTTCCACCGAACCCAGGGCTTTTACCTCCATGACTTCATCGCAATACCGGACGCACCGGAGGCAGGAGACGCAACGGTTCATCTCTTTTTCAATAAAACCGCCG encodes the following:
- the nuoG gene encoding NADH-quinone oxidoreductase subunit NuoG encodes the protein MTTNPQTKKMVSLKINGQDLQVEEGTYLIAAAKKLGIEVPHFCYHPQLDPDANCRMCLVEIEKNPKLQTSCSMPVAEGMVVQTHSPNVIKARNGVIEFILSNHPLDCPICDKGGECHLQDLSHEYSKQGRFTEEKRVFNKEYFGGFIEKEMNRCVSCLRCVRYCDEVMEVKALGSVERGVKSEISTFGRQELDCVFCGGCVQICPVGALTNRFSMYQFRPWELKKTESICQHCADGCQITLETFDNVVMRVTSEWGVGRNEGNLCAKGFYGYHYLNHKERLTAPLIKVEKKLVSVLWDEALDLTVQKINEIKSRYGGQAIAGLISARCTNEEAYLFQKWMRLGIGTPHIDSTVRYGHMNTVMAFKEAFGFNRMLNSYEELAQARVILLIGTDMSETNPVSALYVKKAVRKGGAKMIVVDPVKTNMAKLASDHLQARPGSEGMVILGLIKAILQVEGNPYAAHSYGRQLKEATDPVSFKKIEEITGIRETVYKKAGSLLYQTQPGVIVFGPGVTSAKNGYQNVKNMIDLAWVSGKLDQPGSGLNPLCYENNEQGVVEMGGVPEFLPGLMEVNDPSAQKRYSGLWHGTPVFQKGATLPEMIKKINRGEIKMLYIVGENPIDSLPASLNAREAFSKLEFLVCQDLFMNSTMAMADVVFPACSFVEKEGSYTNMEGRAQRIRKALKPAGESLSDWEIFSTVSTRSGFPLVYENVNAIRKEIKKAIPDYYRALPVGPEQRQLIETRKKSYFEETAGLTLKERYQMEEPASASPEQWALLIRPVLYHSGKLSRHADGLMKLYPDGSLIMNPADGKKIGVQAGERVRVKSELGQMEVRVKFDPAYPPGLAFYPQHLSDPNLRDLIQCQVDPETDVPYFKLGHVEIEKR
- the nuoI gene encoding NADH-quinone oxidoreductase subunit NuoI, whose translation is MIKKFLHQIMFIEILQGMVLTLKHLIIKRPITFQYPHEKRELPDGYRGILVQLRYDDGTEKCVGCSLCEAACPSRCIKVISDEVDGNPLQRYAKEYIFDLSKCVFCAFCVAACPVDALAMSKFYEFSTTNKRDLILNKEKMLEMGDKAFPVRQKRFVPDKKYLNIFNLGKKNFPPVHQKS
- the nuoH gene encoding NADH-quinone oxidoreductase subunit NuoH; amino-acid sequence: MAETFIHLAVILLQIVVVLAVVLGHVAYLTYAERKILSFMQDRLGPMEVGPHGLLQPIADGLKLFFKEDIVPAGANKFIFSIAPIISLVPALIGFAIIPFNESPTGPAGIIHPYITDINIGVLYILAFSSVGAYGILLGGWASNSKYALLGGLRSAAQVISYELTMGLSIVGVILMAQSLSMVEITLAQKDHWFILFQPVAFVLYIISGLAETNRLPFDLPEAESELVAGWFTEYSGMRFAFYFLAEYANMIIVSSIGAVLFLGGWQAPFHFLEVISPFKFISPFIWFILKVYFILFFFIWLRGTVPRLRYDQLMKLGWKIMLPIAFINVAVTALVVYWVN